GGTTGGGCAGCCAGCGAAGTGCGCACATGTCGTGAGGCGTCCTGTTGCAGGGGCGGGTGGGAGCGTCGCGGCCGCATTCCAAGTCAAACCGCGCGCGAACAGCAAAAAACGACAGCGGCCGCGGCGTCGCGCCGCGGCATATCGCCTGTTACCCTAGAGATCGTAGGGAGTGTGACACGAATTTTTTTTCAGGCGCCATCCCTCATCCCTCATCCTACGAAGGCAGCAGCTCGCCCAACTCCTCGCGCAAGCGATGCAGCACGCGCGATTTGGCCTTGCGGACCGCCGCTGGCGTAACGCCCAGGTCGGCGGCGATCAAGGCGGGCGATTGGCCCTCGACCGCCGCCCGCCAAAACGCCTCCCAGGTGCGTTGCTCGAACTCGCCTTGCACCAGCTCGAGCGCACGATGGTAAACCCCGCTCAGCTCTTCGGCGGTGTCGTCGGGCCATTCTTGCTCGGCCACCTGCTGCAACTGCAAGTGGGCCTCGGTGCCGCCCTGGGCCTGGGGGTCCTTGCCGCGGCGGCGAAAATGGTCGAGCAGCTTGTTGCGCGTGACGCCGCGCAGCCAGCCGCGAAAGGTGTCGCCCGGCCGGTCGCGGCGAAAACCCTCCAGGCCCGTGGCCACCGCCTGAAACACCTCTTGCTGGATGTCGTCGGCGTCCTGGCCCGTCACGCCGCGATGACCGCACCAGCGAGCGACCAGCGGGCCGTAGAGGTGTACCAGGCGTCGCCAGGCCTCCTCGTCGCCGTCGCGCACCCGCCCCAACAACGTCAAAGAGGTCTGTTTGTCCGGCGGATTCATGGAGTGCTTTCGGCCTTGCCAGGGCGAGTCTACTTCACGCGGTTGAGAATGACACCCGAGCCGCCGCTTCTGTAGGGAACGCCCTCCGTGGCGTTCCACGGCTTCGCCCGAGGAGAGTCCATTGGTAAGCCGCGGAACGCCACGGAGGGCGTTCCCTACAGAGACTTCGGGACCAAGGATCTTACTTCCGGGCGCGTGAAGTATAACGCACAAGATGTCACAGCCGCCGCGATTAGGTTAGTATGTTGTGAGTTTGTCGAAACGCAACCCCCGATCGCTTTTAGGTTCTGTTTTCTCCGTCAGCCACCCAACCCCCCTCCCATCGTCTGAGAGCGACCCGCCCCGTGCTTCGTAATTGTCCTCCCGAACCCGACCTGCTGGCTTTCCATTTGGGAACGCTGGCCGACCACGAAGTCGATCGCGTGGCTGAGCACCTGGAGACGTGTTCGGCCTGTGAAGCGGTCGTCCGACTGCTCGAAACCGAGGTCGACCCGTTGTTGGCCGCGCTGCGCCGACCGCACTCCGCGCCTTCAGACACTTTCGGTCTTGCCAGCGGGCGACGGCCTGAGCGGCCCGAAGCGGACGAGGCCGCGCCGGTCGGGCACGAATTGCCCGGCTATGAAATCCTGGGCGTGCTGGGCCGCGGTGGCATGGGCGTGGTATATCTGGCCCGGCAAATCGGCGTCAACCGGCTGGTGGCCCTCAAACGATTGCGCACGACCAATCCGAAAGAAGCGGCACGCGCCCGCGTCGAGGCCGAGGCGCTCGGCCGCCTGCAGCATCCTTATATCGTGCAGATCCACGAAGTGGTCGAGCACGAGGGGCGCGTCTACCTGGCGTTGGAGTACGTCGAGGGCGGCTCGCTGCAAGCCAGGCTGACCGGCAAGCCGCAGACGAGCGAGGCCGCCGCAAAGCTGATCGAGCTGGTGGCGCGGGGCGTCCACCACGCTCACCTCAACGGCATCGTCCACCGCGACCTGAAGCCGGCCAACATCTTGTTGGCGCGCGGCGCGCAGGAGTCGGAACTGTGCGCGACAAACCACGGCGCGCGAACGACGTCCTACGGTTTGCCCAAGATCGCCGACTTCGGCATC
This portion of the Pirellulales bacterium genome encodes:
- a CDS encoding RNA polymerase sigma factor; its protein translation is MNPPDKQTSLTLLGRVRDGDEEAWRRLVHLYGPLVARWCGHRGVTGQDADDIQQEVFQAVATGLEGFRRDRPGDTFRGWLRGVTRNKLLDHFRRRGKDPQAQGGTEAHLQLQQVAEQEWPDDTAEELSGVYHRALELVQGEFEQRTWEAFWRAAVEGQSPALIAADLGVTPAAVRKAKSRVLHRLREELGELLPS